AGGTCGCCCGCCTCGAGCGTTCGGCCGATCCGCCATGCCCCCTCGCCCATGGCGCGCAGGGAGTCGCACAGCGCTTCGGCCTTGGCTTCGGGGACGAACATCAGCAGTCCCCCCGAGGTCTGCGGGTCGGACAGGAGATACGCCTCCTCCACCGGCAGCATGGGCGCGAGGCGGACGCGTCCGAGCTGGTGCGCCATGTTCTGGTGGGTCCCTGCGGGGATCGGATGCTGCCCGAAGGCGTCGTGGATCCACTTCGAACCCGGGAACGTCCTCACGCCGGTCAGGGCGTCGACGCGCTTGCGCCGCATCAAGTCCCGCACCCCGGGGAACACCGGAATGTCCTGGCGGTGGATCTCGGCGGTCAGGCCACTCCCCTCCAGCACCTCCAGCAGGTGCCCGATCAGGCCGAACCCTGTCACGTCGGTGGCCGTGGAGATCCCGACCTCCTGCCCCGCTTTCGCAGCATTCGCGTTCAGCCGGGCCATCGAGGCGATCACCGCCCTTTCCGTCTCCTCCGGGCAGATCCCCCACTTGATCGCCGAGGTGGCGATGCCGGTCCCCAGGGGCTTCGTCAGGACGATGGCGTCGCCGGGCTTCGCCCCGCGGTTGTGCCACATCCGCTCGGGATGGACCCGGCCGGTGACCGAGAGCCCGAACTTGGGCTCCTTGTCCTTGATCGTGTGCCCCCCGATGATGCAGATCCCGGCTTCCTTCGCCTTGTCGGCGGCGCCGGCCATCACGTCCGCGAGGTAGGGCAGGATCTTCTCGTCCTCGGGGAAGGCGGCGATGGCGAGGGCGAAGAGCGGCTCCCCCCCCATCGCGTACACGTCGCTCAGGGAGTTGGCCGCCGCGATCGAACCGTAGGTGTACGGATCGTCCACGATCGGCGTGAAGAAGTCGAGGGTGCCGATGAGGGCTTCCTCCCCCGAGAGGCGGAACACCCCGGCGTCATCGGCGTGCGAGGTGCCCACGAGCACACGCGGATCGTCGGGCGGCGGCAACGCGGACAGCACGCGGGCAAGGACCCCCTGCCCCAGCTTGGACGCTCAACCGGCGCAGGACGAAAGATGGGTAAGGAAGATCTTCTCCCGATCGCTCACTCTTCCCCTATCCCTCCGGGGAGCCGGTTTACGCCGCGGATCGGATGGGGACCTGGATCTCGGTCAACATGTCGTCCTGGCTTCCCCCCGAGTGCGGCTCCGGCGCCACGAAGAAGACCTCCCGGGCCTCCCCCACGGCTTCGTACCGGTTTTCCCGGAGCCAGTCTAACACCATTTCATATGTGCACTGGATCCACTCGTAGGGACCCCGGTGGACGAAGGAGGCGACCTCCGCCCCGGGCAGGTCGACGATTTCTGCGCCCGGGATCTCGACTCCGGGGTTTTCGTTCAGGGGAAAGAGAACGTGATATTCGGAGCGGAAGGGATCGGGGATCCGGACCTCCCCGTGGCGCACTCCGATGGCCGGCTCGCGGAACATCAACCGTCCCTCCAACGCCTTGTCGTAGAGATGCCCGAAAGCGGTGTCGATACCCCACAACGAAAGGTCGCCGCGCATGCCGATTGCCTTGACGGGGGGGACGATCTTGATCTCTTGGAAAGGGGTCATTGCGTGGTCTCCTCTCGAACGCAATTGCATTTAACGTTTAGATGGCATCTGCCTGTGGCCCGGATTCCCTCCCGGGACAGATTTCCAAACGCCGCCGCGGATCCGCCACCGAATCAGGTCCCTCGCACCTTCGCGGGCCGCCCGTCAGGACGCCCCGATCGATGCCGGCCCCGTTCCGCAGGCAAACCGGCAAACGACAATAAAACCCCGTTTATAAAATTCCTTGACACCGGTTTTTCGTTTGGGGTAGAAGATAGGGAAATCTTATTTTACAGGGTAAAACCGCTTCTCCCCGAAAGGAGGTGGGCAGGAGACACATCGACCACGATTGAGGGGACAAAAGTTCCAAGGATCCAAAACGAGATAATTCCGGAAGGAGGGGGAAACAGAATGGCTGACGAGAAGTTGACGAACCGCTGGATAATGGTTGCCGCCGCACTGGTCATGCAGTTGTGCCTGGGGGTCCTCTACGCCTACTCGGTGTTCCGCGGGCCGCTGATGAAGGAAGTCGGGTACACGGTCAAGATGGCGGGGTATCCGCTGATGGCCTCGTTCTTCTTCTTCGCGGTCGGAATGATCGTCGCGGGAAGATGGCAGGACAAGGCGGGCCCGAAGAAGGTCGCGATCTTCGGCGGTGTTCTCCTCGCGGTAGGTTGTTTCCTCGCGGGCGCGCTGTATAAGACGGTCGGCGGGTTGGTCTTCTCCTACGGCGTCCTCGGCGGCCTCGGCGTCGGGTTCGCCTACGTGACCCCGATCGCCACCTGCATCAAGTGGTTCCCCGACATGCGCGGCACGATCACCGGCCTCGCGGTGTTCGGGTTCGGCGCCGGCACGCTGATCTTCGGACCGCTAATCTCCAAGGTCGTCCTCTCCTCGGGCATCCAGACCGCCTTCTTCACGGTCGGCGTGATCATGCTCGTGGGAGTTTGCGGTGCGGGCCTGCTGTTCAAGGTCCCTCCCGCCGGGTACAAGCCGGCCGGCTGGAACCCGCCGGCACCGTC
This is a stretch of genomic DNA from Candidatus Deferrimicrobium sp.. It encodes these proteins:
- the selD gene encoding selenide, water dikinase SelD, with the protein product MSDREKIFLTHLSSCAGUASKLGQGVLARVLSALPPPDDPRVLVGTSHADDAGVFRLSGEEALIGTLDFFTPIVDDPYTYGSIAAANSLSDVYAMGGEPLFALAIAAFPEDEKILPYLADVMAGAADKAKEAGICIIGGHTIKDKEPKFGLSVTGRVHPERMWHNRGAKPGDAIVLTKPLGTGIATSAIKWGICPEETERAVIASMARLNANAAKAGQEVGISTATDVTGFGLIGHLLEVLEGSGLTAEIHRQDIPVFPGVRDLMRRKRVDALTGVRTFPGSKWIHDAFGQHPIPAGTHQNMAHQLGRVRLAPMLPVEEAYLLSDPQTSGGLLMFVPEAKAEALCDSLRAMGEGAWRIGRTLEAGDLEMQRIAVI
- a CDS encoding GyrI-like domain-containing protein, which translates into the protein MTPFQEIKIVPPVKAIGMRGDLSLWGIDTAFGHLYDKALEGRLMFREPAIGVRHGEVRIPDPFRSEYHVLFPLNENPGVEIPGAEIVDLPGAEVASFVHRGPYEWIQCTYEMVLDWLRENRYEAVGEAREVFFVAPEPHSGGSQDDMLTEIQVPIRSAA
- a CDS encoding L-lactate MFS transporter, whose amino-acid sequence is MADEKLTNRWIMVAAALVMQLCLGVLYAYSVFRGPLMKEVGYTVKMAGYPLMASFFFFAVGMIVAGRWQDKAGPKKVAIFGGVLLAVGCFLAGALYKTVGGLVFSYGVLGGLGVGFAYVTPIATCIKWFPDMRGTITGLAVFGFGAGTLIFGPLISKVVLSSGIQTAFFTVGVIMLVGVCGAGLLFKVPPAGYKPAGWNPPAPSTTSPTKADWTPNEIIGNGQFWVLWLIYLFGAAAGLMIIGVGVPIGVEVAKLEPKVAAAGLGTMALLNGLGRLVHGSISDKLGRKNTVILCFAEYLVAFLLLLPNADTFTKWLVGLCIVGFSYGGYLAIMPSMTADYFGTKSLGANYGYLFTAWGIAGVAGPFMIDAIKTATGAYTNAMYAISVACVAGIVLVFISRKPVFKGA